Genomic segment of Leuconostoc mesenteroides subsp. mesenteroides:
AGAAAGTGGTGAAATTGACATGCCTTTATTTATTCTTGGATTAGCTATTGGTTTTGGCCTGCCTATACAAACTGCGGTCAATTCCAAACTTCGTAGTGCACTTGGTTCTCCGTTTAATTCTTCCTTAATTTCATTCGGGGTCGGCACACTTTTCCTAACAACTGTAACGCTAGTAACTACTGATTCTCTGACTATCAATGGTTCCTTTTTTTTAACTGAACCTTGGTGGAGCTGGATAGGAGGTGCACTCGGTGTCATCTATTTAACCGGCAATATTATCCTATTTCCGAAATTAGGTAGTGTCCAAACTGTCATTATGCCAATTCTTGGCCAAATTGCCATGAGTATGCTTATTGATAATTTTGGGTGGTTTTACTCTAAACAACACTATTTTACTTGGTTTAGAGGAGTAGGTGCCTTATTAGTCTTAACCGGCGTTTTTCTTTCTGTTTCACTAACGCAGCTAGTATTAAAGAAAAAAAGCAGTCCAAAAGAAGCAGTCTCACAAAATAATGAGTCGGCCTTCATAAGATTGCCTTGGCAATTCCTGGGATTCGTAACCGGTATGCTTAGCGCACTCCAAACAGCGATTAATGGGCATTTAGGTAAAGTAATTAGCTCCTCACTCAAGGCAGCTCTTATTTCATTCCTAGTCGGATTCATAACATTGCTTGTTATTTTCTTAATCAACCACTATGCTCATAAACAAAAACAAGCTATCCAACTTTCACAACAACCTTGGTGGATTTGGTTCGGTGGTATCATTGGGTCTCTATTTGTCTTAGGAAATGTTTATCTCGTGCCATTACTAGGTACTGGACTAGTAGTTGTCATTGTCCTAGTCGGACAGATTGTTGGCAGCCTATTCGTAGATCAATTTGGGTGGTTTGGCGCTAAGAAAAATCCCATTTCGGTCATTCAACTATTGGGGCTATGTTTCATGGTTGGTGGTGTTATCTTAATCAAATTCTTTTAAAAAGTAACTACGCTTATTCACCAACTCAACATAAAAATATTAAAAACGTAAAACATCCATCAATGTTTTACGTTTTTTATTAGGTGCCGCAAATGAATAATATGTTGCCTATTGATAGCTCTCAATCAATCTAACATTATAATATTTTGGTCGTCAAAATAATGAACAAATTTAACTATTCATATTTGTGTAAGAATTCTTTTAAAAGTTGAAGTGTTGATGTATAGTATGTCACGCCATAATCAAACGCTACCTTTTGCACATCCGTCATGCCATTATCCTGCCATGCATTAAGTTGCGATTTTAAATCATTGAGTTGCAACTGTTTACGGTTTATTTCTTCCTTTAGAAATTGCGTTACTTGTTCTGGTTCCAAATGATTACTAAAATATAATCGCATTAAAAAATCAGATTTTAATATTTCAGGAGACGTTGGTTTTAGAAGTTCTTCTGAAAAGATTCTCGTTCCTTTTTTTGTAATAGAATATACATTTTTATTTGGTTTATCAGTTTGTGTTATTTGCTCCTTAGCAACCAATCCATCCTTCTCTAATTTCTTTAGTGTTGGATAAATCATACCGTATGTGCCATCAAAAAAATGATTCAAACGCGTCTGTATCACTTCATTAATCTCGTATCCCGTACGTGGTCCATCTTGCAAAATACCTAAGACAATTTCTTTTCCTTTCATGGTCATGCTTTTTTCCTCCAAGTAGTTGCTCGTTATTATTATACACACTTGTTACCTGACCAAGGAATTTTACATTTTTTAAATATATCACTGCTATTATATTCCTAAATACTCATTTTTTACTTTTCAAGAACAACCCAATAATAGCTGATAATAACAAGAACGGTAATGATACCAAATAGAGATTTTCAAAGGACTTTCTCAGCTGTGTACTAGTATTATGTTCGATCCTTTGTATACTATATTTCAAAGTAGACGGCACATCATTAATATTCGTTTTAACAAAATTTGTTGCATTTAGATTCGTATTAATCTTATTCATCACATTTTCTTGCTCTGTATCAGTCAAATGTAGTTTCACTATTTGATTGTGTGCATCAATTTTCGATGCTGTTTTTGCCACTAACAAATTACTATACAGACCCGTAACAAATATGGCTACTGCCAGCATTGATCCTACTTGTCTCAAGACACTTGTCACACTTTGAGAGGCAGTAAGAAGTTTTCCTTCTAAGTTTCCAGCAGCTATTATTAAAATTGGTCCTGTGATAATACCATACCCCATACCGATAGCAAACCCTGACAAAACTGTTAGCGTTTGACTCATTAAAGCACCAAATGCAAGCCATATATAACCACTAGCCATAAACATAAAACCAATTAAAAGTAGCCATTTAGCACTAACACGCGCCTGTGCAAAACCTGATATAGGTGCAAAAATAAAAATTGCTAGGGAAATTGGTGAAACTAAAAGCGATGAATGCAATGAATCAAATCCCGCAATATTGGTGAAGTAACTAGGTAAAATTACCGTTACTGCTACTAAAAACAGATTACTGAAAATAATGACTCCGCAAGATACTGAAAAGTTACGATCGAAAAATAATTGTAATGGTACCATTGGATTCTTACTACGATGTTCAATCCATACAAATAATGAAAAACTAACAACACTAATTAGAAAACATAAAACAGTAGCAAGAGATGTCCATGTCCAAACCCTGCCCTGCATCATTCCTAATGATAATGTGGCAAGAGTAATCATAATTAATATCGTACCCAAAATATCCATGGATTGTTTATGTTTCACTTCGTTACGCATAGTTAAATTAGTTATACCGATTAAAATCATGATAATCGTAAGTGGCACGTTAATCCAAAAAATCCATCACCAACCCATGAATTGTGTGACTACGCCACCAATTGTTGGTCCCAAAGCTGCTGCCAGTCCCTGCGTAATACCCAATATAGCAATCATTCGTGTCCGTTCCTTAATGTCGACTAAGGCTATCCCTAACGTCATGGATAGTGGAAATACAATCGAAGCACCTACACTTTGAATGGCGCGACCAACTAACAACATACTTAGTTCAGTAGAAAGAGCTGATAGTGTTGAACCGACACCGAACAGGAAAACACCAATTAAAAAAAATTTGTGGATGCCAAACATCTCGGCAATTCTTGTTAAGGGTATTGTGAGTGATGCAAATAAAATCAAATACACATTTAACGCCCACGACAACGAATCTAATCCAACATCTAAATGTTCAGCAATATTTGGTAAACTTACATTCAAAATGGTAGTGTCTAACATACAAATAAATATCCCAAGTATAAATAATATCGTTAAAACCATTCTTCTCATCAGATAACCCCTAATCATTTTTATATTAACAACGTTAATATATACTTTATTAATATAACTGTCAATAATTTATTGGTTATGTGAAAATTTTATATAGTACTTACAAAAAAAACACTAGCGAATGATCGCTAATGTTTTTTCATATAGATATTCGTGTTATGCTAAACAATTAATATTTCCGCAAAGAAAATTGATGTCTTCTTTGTCATTACTTCAGTCGTTTCAACCCTATGCCCGTTAGCGCGGAACCAATTGACATCACGGGTGACAATAATGCAAATAGCGTGAATGGTGCAAAAGCTAATACCGATACACCTAGTGTTTGTGCCGCAAAGGCACCGGCGACACCCCATGGTACTAAGTAATTTGTCACTGTACCACTGTCTTCAATTGTTCTCCCCAACGCTAGTCCAGATAAGTTCACACGCGTGAAGCTATCTTTAAATAGCTGACCAGGCAAAATAGTCGCTAGATATTGTTCCCCAACCAAAAAGTTGGCGCCAATACCTGTCAATAGCGTTGCCAAAACTACTGATCCTTGGGATTGCAAATGTCCTACAACAGGTGCCATTACTGCTTTCAATATGCCCAAACCATCTAATAGGCCACCAAGCGCTAAGGCTAACATAATCATCATTACGGTATCCATCATCGAAGACATACCGCCACGATTCAATAAGGCAACTAAGGTAGGGTTGTTACTTGTCGTTTTGAAACCATGAACTAATAAATCAGAAAAATTAGATACACTGTGATCTGCTAAGAAAGCCACACTGGAAACTAAAATATTAATCATTAAGGCAGCAATAGCCGGCGTTTTAAACCAGGCAGTGACCACCAACAAAGTAAGTGGCACAATCGCCCACCACGTTGGTTGTAATAATGGTAATAATGAAGCGATTTTTTGTGTTGTTCCCGTACCCGAATGATGTCCGAAACCAAGTATCATTGTCACCAGAAAAGTTACCCCGAAGGCAGGTAATGTTGTCCACATCAAATTTTTGATATGCGCAAATAAATCTGTTTCTGAAATGGCACTTGCGAGGTTAGTTGAATCAGACAATGGAGAACTTTTGTCTCCAAAAATAGCACCAGAAAGAATAGTTCCAGCGACCAAAGCTGGATTTAAGCCCATTAACGTTCCTACACCCATTAATGCCACACCTACTGTTGATAACGTTGTAAATGCGCTACCAATTAACGTTCCTACGATAGCAGACGTTAACAAAGCGGTGGGTAAAAAGAACTGAGGACTTAATATTTTAAATCCAACCCAAACCATCGTAGGGATTACACCAGTAGCAAGCCAAAGTGCTATCAGGGCACCTATTAGTAAAAATAAAAACAACGGTGCGATGCCTGAAGTAACCCCCTTCACCAAAGCCGCTTGACTTTCTTGCCAACTCACACCTCGTAATCGAGCAATCAGAACAATCATACTAATCACTAGTAGAATAGGTACACTCGGCGATAATCTAAAACCAATAACAGCAGTAGCTAAAATAATAATGACACCGGCCAATAATATCGTTGATAATTTGGTAGTTAGTTTGTTTTCCATGTTTATCTCCCGTCAATAAAACTATATTTCTACAATAAAAAACGTCCCTGCTGTTATAAAACAGAAGGGACGAATCGACATTTATAGAAATCCGTGGTACCACCCAGCTTACGCGTCAAAAACGCATCACTTTAACATTTGATAACATGGTGCTGCCACGCTTAAATACTAATAGCTGTATTTCAGATAGCGACACCTGTGCAGTTTTCACCAACCACTGCTTCTCTTCACTCCGAATGTCAATCTTACTTATTATTTATGCTATTTACAGAAATTTTATTTTACTATGAAATACTTTTTCTGTCAACTCAACCTCACATGTTACAAAAAATGATCGAATCCATATACAAAAATACTTATTTATTAATTAGTTCAAGACCATATTCTGCTAATAATTCTTTCTCAGAAACACTATTTAACGAAATTTCTTTTACTCTAAAGGAATCTAATAAAGCTGTTGTAATTTTTTTACTGTCTAACAGCTCCTCATGTTTTGTATTAGTAAACTTATACAAGGCATCAGTATCAATTACTCTGAAGACATGCTCTTTACTTTTATAAATCACTGTTATATATTGTTGTGCCCATTCACTTTTATTCTTAATCATAATTGTAGCCTACCTTTCTTAATCACATTGTACACCTAGCTTGGAAACTTTATCTAGAAAAAACATGTTTGCTCGACTGAATATTGATTTAAAAGTAGCGGTACATTTATCTATGCTAAAAATGGCGAAGAAAATTGACATTACCAATTATTTCTTATGATTTCTATGCCATAAAATCAACGTCTAATGTACTGCAACCAACAGTTGCGACCTTCGCAAAAAAGTCTATACACTAGTTTTGTGAGAAAACGTTTATTGACAAAAATGTTCATGTATAATCATTTTTATCGGCTGATGAATCAAGATCACGGAGAATAATATTAAGCATGGAAAACATTTTCAAATCGCAGTTAAGCGCTTTACGGCAAAAAAAGCACCTTTCACAAGAATTTTTAGCACAAAAATTATTTGTCTCTAGACAATCCATATCTAAGTGGGAGAATGGTGAATCTGAACCTAACATTGACAAACTGATTGCTATTTCAGAAATTTTCTCAGTCAACTTAGATTTTCTACTTGCTGGCCATACACATGGTGATACTTTAATATTGGAGCTAAAAAATTTAAATAAATCTTTTAAGAATCCCGTTTTAAAGGATGTCAATTTATCTATCTATGGTAGAGATCGTATCGCTCTGTTAGGCAGTAACGGGTCGGGTAAAACAACAATTGTCAATATGATTTTGGGAAATATCATTCCGGATAAAGGGCGTGTTATTAAACATTTTAACGCACGAGATGATCTCAGTGTCATGACGCAAGAAAACTGTTTAATTACATCTTTAAAGGTTCGCGAACAAATTGCTTTATCTTTGAAAATATATGATGCCTACTCAAAGGTCAACATAGATGCTATGCTCCAAAAATTTAAACTCACTGAGCAATCCGAAGTAATCGTTGATCAACTATCAGGCGGACAAAAAAGACGTCTAACCTTACTATTAA
This window contains:
- a CDS encoding sodium:proton antiporter; amino-acid sequence: MENKLTTKLSTILLAGVIIILATAVIGFRLSPSVPILLVISMIVLIARLRGVSWQESQAALVKGVTSGIAPLFLFLLIGALIALWLATGVIPTMVWVGFKILSPQFFLPTALLTSAIVGTLIGSAFTTLSTVGVALMGVGTLMGLNPALVAGTILSGAIFGDKSSPLSDSTNLASAISETDLFAHIKNLMWTTLPAFGVTFLVTMILGFGHHSGTGTTQKIASLLPLLQPTWWAIVPLTLLVVTAWFKTPAIAALMINILVSSVAFLADHSVSNFSDLLVHGFKTTSNNPTLVALLNRGGMSSMMDTVMMIMLALALGGLLDGLGILKAVMAPVVGHLQSQGSVVLATLLTGIGANFLVGEQYLATILPGQLFKDSFTRVNLSGLALGRTIEDSGTVTNYLVPWGVAGAFAAQTLGVSVLAFAPFTLFALLSPVMSIGSALTGIGLKRLK
- a CDS encoding EamA-like transporter family protein; translation: MPLFILGLAIGFGLPIQTAVNSKLRSALGSPFNSSLISFGVGTLFLTTVTLVTTDSLTINGSFFLTEPWWSWIGGALGVIYLTGNIILFPKLGSVQTVIMPILGQIAMSMLIDNFGWFYSKQHYFTWFRGVGALLVLTGVFLSVSLTQLVLKKKSSPKEAVSQNNESAFIRLPWQFLGFVTGMLSALQTAINGHLGKVISSSLKAALISFLVGFITLLVIFLINHYAHKQKQAIQLSQQPWWIWFGGIIGSLFVLGNVYLVPLLGTGLVVVIVLVGQIVGSLFVDQFGWFGAKKNPISVIQLLGLCFMVGGVILIKFF
- a CDS encoding ATP-binding cassette domain-containing protein, with the protein product MENIFKSQLSALRQKKHLSQEFLAQKLFVSRQSISKWENGESEPNIDKLIAISEIFSVNLDFLLAGHTHGDTLILELKNLNKSFKNPVLKDVNLSIYGRDRIALLGSNGSGKTTIVNMILGNIIPDKGRVIKHFNARDDLSVMTQENCLITSLKVREQIALSLKIYDAYSKVNIDAMLQKFKLTEQSEVIVDQLSGGQKRRLTLLLTLIKPSKLLILDEPTAGMDLESIDLFWDYLDHVGGSVVTITHDFNQIDNYFTRVILLKDGVIKSDQSVANIHSNNQTIEHWYRLMNQ
- a CDS encoding PadR family transcriptional regulator, translating into MTMKGKEIVLGILQDGPRTGYEINEVIQTRLNHFFDGTYGMIYPTLKKLEKDGLVAKEQITQTDKPNKNVYSITKKGTRIFSEELLKPTSPEILKSDFLMRLYFSNHLEPEQVTQFLKEEINRKQLQLNDLKSQLNAWQDNGMTDVQKVAFDYGVTYYTSTLQLLKEFLHKYE